In Methanobacterium sp., one DNA window encodes the following:
- a CDS encoding TldD/PmbA family protein — translation MADQMDIDLFKSMLNKIENKVDYADIRVSDSQNTSITMKDGKIQEIRSGSDFGSAIRILKDGAWGSAFTTDLTRMDEMIDTALKLSSALKSDVELAEVQPQVDNVKLKAKIRPADVPIEEKKGIMTEANHAATIPKIVSTTVSYVDAEGRNIFLSTEGASITTEESRVGMFLNAVASSENIIQFGHTSTGGARGFEVLKNEDIEKFGRKAAEKAVRLLDAGSPPSGRFPVVMDCELSGVFIHEALGHASEADLILQNDSILKDKMGTQIGSSLVTIIDDASMDAFGYYPYDAEGVKTAENVLVKNGELVSLLSSRETASKLGISSSGNARSKVGDQPIVRMSNTYLKPGDLEFEELIEDISDGIYLKGSRGGQVDTGKGIFQFNAAESFKIENGELKDPLRDVSLSGNILEILNHVDGLGKDFKMGVGFCGKAGQAAPVGDGGPHVRVSEATVGGSS, via the coding sequence ATGGCAGATCAGATGGATATTGATTTATTTAAGAGTATGCTTAATAAGATAGAAAATAAAGTTGATTATGCTGATATTAGAGTCAGCGATAGCCAGAATACATCTATTACAATGAAGGATGGTAAAATCCAGGAAATCAGGTCAGGATCTGACTTTGGAAGTGCCATTCGAATTCTGAAAGATGGGGCGTGGGGCTCTGCATTCACAACGGACCTTACAAGAATGGATGAGATGATAGATACTGCCCTGAAACTTTCCAGCGCATTAAAAAGCGATGTTGAACTGGCTGAGGTTCAACCTCAAGTTGATAATGTTAAATTAAAAGCAAAAATAAGGCCTGCAGATGTACCTATCGAAGAAAAAAAGGGAATCATGACTGAAGCCAATCATGCAGCCACAATTCCAAAGATTGTTAGTACTACAGTAAGCTATGTTGATGCAGAAGGAAGAAATATTTTTTTAAGTACAGAAGGAGCTTCAATAACAACAGAAGAATCAAGGGTGGGCATGTTTTTAAATGCAGTAGCGTCTTCAGAAAATATAATCCAGTTTGGACATACCAGCACTGGAGGAGCTCGTGGATTCGAAGTGCTGAAAAATGAAGATATTGAAAAATTTGGAAGAAAAGCAGCAGAAAAAGCGGTAAGGCTTTTGGATGCAGGTTCACCACCTTCAGGGAGATTTCCGGTGGTAATGGACTGTGAACTTTCTGGTGTGTTTATTCATGAAGCTTTAGGCCATGCTTCAGAGGCGGATTTAATTTTACAGAATGATTCAATACTTAAAGATAAAATGGGAACTCAAATAGGATCATCTCTTGTTACGATAATAGATGATGCCAGTATGGATGCTTTTGGTTATTATCCTTACGATGCAGAAGGAGTAAAAACAGCTGAAAATGTCCTGGTTAAAAATGGTGAACTGGTATCTCTTTTAAGTTCAAGGGAGACTGCTTCAAAGCTTGGTATATCTTCATCTGGAAATGCAAGATCTAAAGTTGGAGACCAGCCAATTGTCAGAATGAGTAATACTTATCTTAAACCGGGTGATTTGGAGTTTGAGGAATTAATTGAAGATATAAGTGATGGCATATATCTTAAGGGATCCAGAGGCGGTCAGGTGGATACAGGAAAAGGTATTTTCCAATTTAATGCCGCTGAATCATTCAAAATAGAAAATGGAGAACTAAAGGATCCATTAAGAGATGTATCTTTATCCGGAAATATTCTGGAAATCCTGAACCATGTGGACGGTCTGGGTAAAGACTTCAAAATGGGTGTGGGCTTTTGTGGAAAGGCAGGTCAGGCAGCTCCAGTTGGAGATGGAGGACCTCATGTAAGAGTTAGCGAAGCTACCGTGGGTGGATCAAGCTAA
- a CDS encoding 4Fe-4S binding protein, which produces MRVWLKFSPDIVNKSIISDAMKKYNISFNILRANITPKGGKALIELEGDEVDEGIKYMENQGIRVDPVKKVLKRDEEKCVDCGACVSLCPVKAICIKEDWSVGIDNQLCIGCGFCTGSCPMRAITIVE; this is translated from the coding sequence ATGAGAGTATGGTTAAAGTTTTCACCAGATATAGTGAATAAATCCATTATTTCAGATGCAATGAAGAAATACAATATAAGTTTCAACATATTAAGAGCAAATATAACTCCAAAGGGTGGTAAGGCACTCATTGAACTTGAAGGTGACGAAGTTGATGAGGGCATTAAGTACATGGAAAATCAGGGGATACGGGTTGATCCAGTTAAAAAAGTTTTAAAAAGAGATGAAGAAAAATGCGTTGATTGCGGAGCATGTGTTTCATTGTGTCCTGTTAAAGCAATCTGCATCAAAGAAGACTGGAGTGTAGGGATAGATAATCAATTATGCATCGGATGTGGATTCTGCACCGGCTCATGCCCTATGAGGGCCATAACTATTGTGGAATGA
- a CDS encoding head GIN domain-containing protein produces MKKFIPLALIIIAIIAVSGCIGQNITGSGKIVNESRNVGSFNQIELNGAGELIITQGNRESLTVQADDNLMPYIKTSVNNNKLTINFDNALPLPRQPVKIYLTVRDINSINTSGSGKINSNSLRANNLAISMNGAGEGNLANLNTQTLKIVISGAGRMTISGNVNEQNIDISGAGEYNAANLNSKITTLSINGAGRGTVRVSDLLNAMINGGGEIKYIGNPRVVQQVNGAGNIEQIQG; encoded by the coding sequence TTGAAAAAATTTATTCCTTTAGCTTTGATTATTATTGCAATCATAGCAGTATCTGGATGTATAGGTCAAAACATTACCGGATCTGGAAAAATAGTAAATGAATCACGTAATGTAGGCTCTTTTAACCAAATTGAACTTAATGGTGCTGGTGAACTTATTATAACTCAGGGAAACAGGGAATCTCTAACAGTTCAGGCTGACGACAACCTTATGCCTTACATTAAGACCAGCGTTAACAACAATAAATTAACCATAAACTTTGATAATGCCCTGCCTTTACCCAGACAACCCGTTAAAATCTATTTAACAGTGCGAGATATAAACTCCATCAATACATCAGGAAGTGGAAAAATTAATTCCAACAGTTTAAGGGCTAATAATTTAGCCATTAGCATGAATGGGGCTGGTGAAGGTAATTTAGCCAATTTAAATACTCAGACACTTAAAATAGTGATATCCGGTGCGGGAAGAATGACCATTTCAGGTAATGTCAACGAACAGAATATAGATATCTCTGGAGCAGGAGAATACAATGCCGCCAACTTAAACAGTAAAATAACAACCTTATCAATCAACGGAGCTGGAAGGGGAACCGTAAGAGTATCAGATCTACTGAATGCAATGATAAATGGTGGTGGAGAAATAAAATACATCGGTAATCCAAGAGTAGTTCAGCAGGTAAACGGTGCTGGAAATATTGAGCAAATACAGGGATGA
- a CDS encoding methionine synthase — protein MITTVVGSYPPIPRGPSSISEKLSRLFGTYDELKPAIELAVRDQIEAGVDIISDGQVREKMVEIFAKAIPGMTVDDNTPKIIGKITYSQGSIGADDLKFAIKTAKRISKQYGENHGKGLEEGVKGVKGIITGPSTLVFSSRMEGFYKNKEDAIIDLAYVLKREAEYLEAVGAVYIQIDEPFLSTGMVDIKVAKKAIEIITKDLSIPKALHVCGDLTEVFNELLRFDVDIIDCEFTSIPKNMQILENVDLKGKKIGFGCLNNKTDKVESKEEVESLIKKAIDLVGRDNLIIDPDCGMRLRSRDAAFAKLKVMVDVAKNL, from the coding sequence ATGATAACTACCGTCGTGGGAAGCTACCCTCCAATACCAAGAGGACCATCATCAATATCAGAAAAACTATCAAGATTATTTGGGACATATGATGAATTGAAACCAGCAATAGAGCTTGCAGTGCGAGATCAAATAGAAGCTGGTGTTGATATTATATCTGATGGTCAGGTAAGGGAGAAAATGGTTGAAATATTCGCAAAAGCCATACCCGGCATGACTGTAGATGATAATACTCCTAAAATCATTGGTAAAATAACCTATTCTCAAGGGTCTATAGGTGCTGATGACCTTAAATTTGCAATTAAAACTGCAAAAAGAATTTCTAAACAATATGGGGAGAATCATGGTAAAGGCCTAGAAGAAGGAGTTAAAGGAGTTAAAGGAATAATAACAGGCCCTTCAACACTTGTTTTCTCATCCAGGATGGAAGGATTTTATAAAAACAAGGAAGATGCGATAATTGACCTTGCTTATGTTTTAAAACGAGAAGCTGAATATTTAGAAGCTGTAGGAGCTGTTTATATTCAAATAGATGAACCATTTCTTTCTACAGGAATGGTAGATATTAAAGTTGCAAAAAAAGCTATTGAAATCATTACAAAGGATTTATCGATTCCTAAAGCTTTACATGTTTGCGGAGATTTGACCGAGGTCTTCAACGAGCTTTTAAGATTTGATGTTGATATTATTGATTGTGAATTTACAAGTATTCCTAAAAATATGCAGATTCTTGAAAATGTGGATTTAAAAGGTAAAAAAATAGGTTTTGGATGTTTAAATAATAAAACTGATAAAGTTGAAAGTAAAGAGGAAGTAGAAAGTTTAATAAAAAAAGCAATAGATTTAGTTGGGAGAGATAATTTGATCATTGACCCTGACTGTGGAATGAGATTAAGATCAAGAGATGCAGCATTTGCAAAGCTCAAAGTGATGGTTGATGTTGCAAAAAATCTATAA
- a CDS encoding TIGR00296 family protein translates to MISEEEGKFLVKLARESIETYIKDRKIINVPEDTPNTLKEDMGAFVTLNKDGLLRGCIGYPEPVKPLVNSVIEVAISAAVNDPRFSPVNSSELNDLEIEVSVLTKPQLIEVERPEEYMDKIEIGKDGLIIERGPYRGLLLPQVAVEMGWNVEEFLYNTCVKANLPADCWLYQDVKIYKFNTEIFNE, encoded by the coding sequence ATGATATCAGAAGAAGAAGGAAAATTTTTGGTAAAACTTGCAAGAGAATCTATAGAAACATATATTAAGGATAGAAAAATCATCAATGTTCCTGAAGATACTCCAAATACTCTAAAAGAGGATATGGGGGCATTTGTAACCCTTAATAAGGATGGATTACTCAGGGGATGTATTGGATATCCTGAACCGGTTAAACCACTTGTAAATTCTGTAATTGAAGTTGCAATATCTGCTGCAGTAAATGATCCTCGTTTTTCTCCTGTAAACTCCAGCGAACTTAATGATCTTGAAATTGAGGTAAGTGTATTAACAAAACCTCAACTTATTGAAGTGGAGAGACCTGAAGAATATATGGATAAAATTGAAATAGGAAAAGACGGCCTTATTATAGAAAGAGGACCTTATAGGGGTCTCTTACTTCCTCAGGTTGCTGTAGAAATGGGATGGAATGTAGAAGAGTTTCTATACAATACTTGTGTTAAAGCTAACCTTCCAGCAGATTGCTGGCTGTATCAGGACGTTAAAATCTATAAGTTTAATACTGAAATTTTCAATGAATAA
- a CDS encoding NOG1 family protein — MFIPTVPTPDEILDKSFSRAKKAANKVRTSKIPRHQKAKRIEEARIKTACQVTKDTLNNLLDKTPQVESMHMFYQDYIDVMVGVDQLKKSLGALNWAVGVINKFENEYVFKVRRSRPENAANVRKAAFGRISSVVRQIEDELDFLNYVKGKLRNMPTIDFEATTVVIAGFPNVGKSTLLRQITPAEPKVADYPFTTHGIQIGHFERKWKKYQIIDTPGLLDRPVRDMNNIELRAMVALEHLADVILYIFDASETSGYPLDAQMRLYEEIEHIFETPIISVFNKMDLVENNKYLEKYISKLDESLMISASKGSGVELITKRLEVEKT; from the coding sequence ATGTTTATTCCAACTGTACCAACTCCTGACGAAATATTAGATAAAAGTTTTAGCAGGGCTAAGAAAGCCGCCAACAAAGTAAGAACATCAAAAATTCCACGTCATCAAAAAGCCAAAAGAATTGAAGAGGCAAGAATAAAAACAGCATGTCAAGTTACTAAAGATACTTTGAACAACTTACTGGACAAAACTCCCCAGGTAGAAAGCATGCACATGTTCTACCAGGACTATATCGACGTTATGGTAGGTGTTGATCAACTTAAAAAATCTCTTGGAGCTTTAAATTGGGCTGTAGGAGTTATTAACAAGTTTGAAAACGAGTATGTTTTTAAAGTAAGAAGATCAAGACCAGAAAACGCGGCAAATGTCAGAAAAGCAGCATTTGGTAGAATCTCGTCTGTAGTGCGTCAAATTGAAGATGAACTCGATTTTTTAAATTATGTAAAGGGAAAGCTTCGAAACATGCCTACAATTGATTTTGAAGCTACCACAGTGGTTATAGCAGGTTTTCCAAATGTGGGAAAATCTACACTTCTTCGCCAGATTACTCCAGCCGAGCCTAAAGTTGCAGATTATCCTTTCACCACTCACGGAATTCAGATAGGACACTTTGAAAGAAAATGGAAAAAGTATCAAATTATTGATACTCCAGGACTTCTTGATAGGCCAGTAAGAGATATGAATAACATTGAACTCAGGGCAATGGTGGCTCTGGAACACTTAGCTGATGTTATTTTATACATTTTCGATGCCTCTGAAACTTCTGGTTATCCACTTGATGCTCAGATGAGGCTTTATGAGGAAATAGAACATATTTTTGAAACACCCATAATAAGTGTTTTTAACAAGATGGATTTGGTAGAAAATAATAAGTATTTAGAGAAATATATTAGTAAATTAGATGAATCTTTAATGATTTCAGCCTCAAAAGGGTCTGGTGTAGAATTAATAACTAAGAGACTGGAGGTTG
- a CDS encoding MBL fold metallo-hydrolase, translated as MKITVLLENSKFKGSNLNIEHGLSMFIEKNGFNVLFDLGGSKECGIKNAAILGIDLSMVNIVAISHGHSDHTGGLMKFLEINNKSQVYIKKEALYPHYSKRPEGMKYIGMNGEIVEKYQDRFIFVNETTEIAQNIFLVPQINKNYSIPSCNQVLFAEEDKKLVNDTFEHELFMVIENNDNLIIFSGCGHSGIKNIVDTAKNLFPGKKIESVIGGFHLQAGSLDYALADEEEIEDIANWLKSEVSGQIYTGHCTGERGMNLMKPILKDRLERIYTGMKIIF; from the coding sequence ATGAAAATAACAGTACTGCTTGAAAATAGCAAATTCAAAGGCTCTAATTTAAACATAGAACATGGGCTTTCAATGTTTATAGAAAAAAATGGATTTAATGTCCTTTTTGATTTAGGAGGTTCCAAAGAATGTGGAATTAAAAATGCAGCTATACTTGGCATCGATCTTTCTATGGTAAATATTGTGGCCATATCTCATGGTCATAGTGACCATACGGGAGGATTAATGAAATTTCTAGAAATTAACAATAAGTCACAGGTTTATATTAAAAAAGAGGCTTTATATCCACATTATTCTAAACGCCCTGAGGGTATGAAATATATTGGTATGAATGGTGAAATAGTAGAAAAATATCAGGATAGGTTTATTTTTGTTAATGAAACCACTGAAATTGCCCAGAATATATTTTTAGTGCCTCAAATTAATAAAAATTATTCAATACCTTCATGTAATCAGGTTTTATTTGCTGAAGAGGATAAAAAGCTAGTTAATGACACATTTGAACATGAATTGTTCATGGTAATTGAAAATAATGATAATTTAATAATTTTTTCAGGTTGTGGACACAGTGGAATCAAGAATATTGTAGATACTGCCAAGAATTTGTTTCCAGGTAAGAAAATAGAATCAGTGATTGGTGGATTCCATCTTCAAGCAGGTAGTTTGGATTATGCATTGGCAGATGAAGAAGAAATTGAAGATATTGCGAACTGGCTAAAATCCGAAGTTTCTGGACAAATCTATACTGGACATTGCACAGGAGAACGTGGGATGAATTTAATGAAGCCAATTTTGAAAGATCGGCTTGAAAGGATTTATACTGGAATGAAAATTATCTTTTAA
- a CDS encoding thymidylate synthase, which translates to MAFQIEVEEIADGWETLVRKIMAEGKEINDERGSLTKEILNTLVTVTNPLGNQMSEGFYLNKIAKVQKIRVPEGYFWSGDKLEVYSEQFLSKDKQGFIYTYGNRLRKHFEDIDQINVAIDRLKNCEESRRAISVTWDPTVDTKTKEVPCMILVDFKIRDDKLHTTALWRSHDIYGAWFPNAVGLTHLAKYAADKLNVEVGTVTIHSISAHIYEVNFDDAKQILGL; encoded by the coding sequence ATGGCATTTCAAATTGAAGTCGAAGAAATAGCAGACGGCTGGGAAACACTTGTAAGAAAAATCATGGCTGAAGGCAAGGAAATAAATGACGAAAGAGGCTCATTAACCAAAGAAATTCTAAATACGCTTGTTACAGTTACAAATCCACTTGGAAATCAAATGTCTGAAGGTTTTTACCTAAACAAAATTGCCAAAGTACAGAAGATTAGAGTGCCTGAAGGTTATTTCTGGAGCGGAGATAAGCTTGAAGTGTACTCTGAACAGTTTTTAAGCAAAGATAAGCAGGGATTTATCTATACTTATGGTAACAGGCTCAGAAAGCATTTTGAGGATATCGATCAGATTAATGTGGCTATTGATAGACTGAAAAACTGTGAAGAATCAAGGAGAGCTATATCTGTAACATGGGATCCAACTGTTGACACCAAAACCAAAGAAGTACCCTGTATGATCCTTGTTGACTTTAAAATAAGGGATGATAAGCTCCACACAACAGCTTTATGGCGTTCTCATGATATATATGGTGCATGGTTCCCTAATGCTGTGGGATTAACTCATCTGGCTAAATATGCTGCAGATAAGCTTAATGTAGAAGTAGGAACAGTTACAATTCATTCAATTAGTGCACATATTTACGAAGTTAATTTTGATGATGCTAAACAGATTTTAGGGTTATAA
- a CDS encoding homocysteine biosynthesis protein — MKTIKEINQKIENGNAVVLTAAEMTEYVRENGSKAAAEEVDVVTTGTFGAMCSSGAFLNFGHSDPPIKMNRTFLNNVEAYSGLAAVDAYIGATQLNRNPQIGMEYGGAHLIEDIIKGKEIELVVEAYGTDCYPRKEIETIIDIDKLNQATMVNPRNCYQNYAVATNSTDETLYTYMGTLLPNFGNVSYSSAGQLSPLLNDPYFETIGLGTRIFLCGGEGYVLGEGTQHSTEGERRNGVPVGSAGTLMLMGDMKKMSSDFVRGATMQNYGPTLYVGAGIPIPILNEDIAKRTAVSDEDIICNVIDYGVPRRSRPVIKETNYKELKTGKIEINGMEIKTSPLSSYKKAEEVANELKSWINNGKFFLTEPVNRVPSKGYTVKPLEIKKPSILIKNIESKPVIIAHPTEEISDVAKKLVQNNINHLPVVDNEGKLMGIVTSWDIANAIAKGKVKLNDVMTKKVIIAREDEPVDVIARRIDKYEISGLPIIDKNNKVKGMITAEDISRLIGETAENNDEVSL; from the coding sequence ATGAAGACCATTAAAGAAATCAACCAAAAAATCGAAAATGGAAATGCTGTTGTTTTAACTGCAGCAGAGATGACAGAATATGTCAGGGAAAACGGCTCAAAAGCTGCGGCAGAGGAAGTTGATGTTGTAACTACAGGTACTTTTGGTGCGATGTGTTCTTCAGGAGCATTTTTAAACTTCGGTCATTCAGATCCCCCTATTAAAATGAACAGGACATTTTTAAACAATGTCGAAGCTTATTCAGGGCTTGCAGCTGTTGATGCATACATAGGAGCTACTCAATTAAACAGAAATCCCCAAATAGGCATGGAATATGGTGGAGCACACCTGATTGAAGATATTATAAAAGGTAAGGAAATTGAACTAGTTGTGGAAGCATATGGAACAGACTGTTATCCAAGAAAAGAAATAGAAACCATTATTGATATAGATAAATTGAACCAGGCCACAATGGTAAACCCCAGAAACTGTTATCAAAACTATGCTGTTGCCACCAACTCAACAGATGAAACCCTTTACACATATATGGGAACTCTACTTCCTAATTTTGGAAATGTGAGCTATTCAAGCGCTGGTCAATTAAGTCCTCTCCTTAATGATCCATATTTTGAAACAATAGGATTAGGAACAAGAATATTCCTCTGTGGAGGCGAAGGATATGTACTTGGAGAGGGAACCCAACATTCCACAGAAGGAGAACGTAGAAATGGCGTGCCTGTTGGCTCTGCTGGAACATTAATGCTCATGGGTGACATGAAAAAGATGAGCAGCGATTTTGTTAGAGGAGCCACAATGCAAAATTACGGACCAACACTCTATGTTGGGGCTGGAATACCAATCCCTATCTTAAATGAGGATATAGCCAAAAGAACAGCGGTGAGTGATGAAGATATAATCTGTAATGTTATAGATTACGGAGTTCCAAGACGGAGCCGTCCAGTTATAAAAGAAACCAATTACAAAGAACTTAAAACAGGGAAAATCGAAATTAATGGCATGGAAATTAAAACATCTCCACTTTCATCTTATAAAAAGGCTGAAGAAGTAGCTAATGAACTTAAAAGCTGGATAAATAATGGAAAATTCTTCCTAACAGAACCAGTTAATCGTGTGCCCTCTAAAGGATATACAGTTAAACCTCTTGAAATTAAGAAGCCATCCATTCTTATAAAAAACATTGAAAGCAAACCAGTGATAATTGCACATCCTACAGAGGAAATAAGCGATGTTGCCAAAAAATTAGTACAAAATAACATTAATCACCTGCCTGTTGTGGATAATGAAGGCAAATTAATGGGTATTGTGACATCCTGGGATATAGCAAACGCTATTGCCAAAGGCAAAGTAAAATTAAATGATGTAATGACTAAAAAAGTAATAATAGCAAGAGAAGATGAGCCTGTAGATGTTATTGCACGTAGAATAGATAAATATGAGATTTCAGGGCTTCCAATTATTGACAAAAACAATAAAGTTAAAGGAATGATTACAGCAGAAGATATTTCCCGTTTAATTGGTGAAACCGCAGAAAATAATGATGAGGTGTCTTTATGA
- the mch gene encoding methenyltetrahydromethanopterin cyclohydrolase: MVSVNLEAKKTVDYMIENSADLNLMVEKLENGSTVIDAGVNVSGSLKAGELYTKVCLGGLAEVGISIPGDLSDKFALPSVKIKTNSPAISTLGAQKAGWSVSVGDFFALGSGPARALALKPAETYEEIGYKDEADIAILTLEADKLPGPEVTDEIAKACDVLPENVTVLVAPTSSIVGSIQIAGRVVENGTYKMLEALHFDVTKVKFAAGIAPIAPVDPDGLKAMGKTNDAVLFGGRTYYYIESAEGDDLKELAEKLPSSASAGYGKPFYDVFKEAEYDFYKIDKGMFAPAEVVINDLRTGEMFRAGYVNPELLMKSFGL, encoded by the coding sequence ATGGTAAGTGTCAATCTTGAAGCAAAAAAGACAGTAGACTATATGATAGAAAACTCAGCAGATTTAAATTTGATGGTAGAAAAGCTTGAAAACGGTTCCACAGTAATTGATGCCGGTGTAAACGTTTCCGGAAGCCTTAAAGCAGGGGAACTTTACACAAAGGTATGTCTCGGTGGACTTGCAGAAGTAGGAATCTCAATTCCAGGTGATCTCTCAGATAAATTTGCGTTACCTTCTGTAAAGATTAAAACCAATTCTCCAGCAATATCAACTCTTGGAGCTCAAAAAGCAGGATGGTCTGTAAGCGTCGGCGATTTCTTCGCACTTGGTTCTGGACCCGCAAGAGCATTAGCCCTTAAACCTGCTGAAACCTATGAAGAAATCGGATACAAAGACGAAGCAGATATCGCAATCTTGACTCTTGAAGCTGACAAATTACCTGGCCCAGAAGTCACTGATGAAATAGCTAAAGCATGTGATGTTCTACCGGAAAACGTGACAGTTCTCGTTGCTCCAACATCATCTATTGTTGGTTCAATTCAAATTGCAGGAAGGGTTGTAGAAAACGGTACCTACAAAATGCTTGAAGCACTCCACTTCGATGTTACAAAGGTCAAATTTGCTGCAGGAATTGCCCCAATAGCACCTGTTGACCCTGACGGACTTAAAGCAATGGGTAAAACAAATGACGCTGTTTTATTCGGTGGTAGAACTTATTATTATATTGAATCAGCAGAAGGTGATGACTTAAAAGAATTAGCAGAAAAATTACCTTCATCAGCATCTGCAGGATACGGAAAACCATTCTATGATGTATTTAAAGAAGCTGAATATGACTTCTACAAAATTGATAAAGGAATGTTTGCACCTGCTGAAGTCGTTATTAACGATTTAAGAACTGGTGAAATGTTTAGAGCAGGATATGTAAACCCTGAACTTCTCATGAAGTCATTTGGTTTATAA
- a CDS encoding hemerythrin domain-containing protein: MTKGDVYKALKEDHENVKELFKETIETGNTSKFPEIKKQLEAHMIGEENFLYPPMEFVDEEMVKKNKYEHDLAWGKLQYLDNARQGDKDWMENLKELNNIILKHVEREENELFPKASETLSEEAEDDILKLIEEKKSETI; this comes from the coding sequence TTGACCAAAGGAGATGTTTATAAAGCTTTAAAAGAGGATCATGAAAACGTAAAGGAATTATTCAAGGAAACAATCGAGACAGGAAACACTTCAAAATTTCCGGAGATAAAAAAACAATTAGAGGCACATATGATAGGGGAAGAAAATTTCCTTTATCCTCCAATGGAATTTGTAGATGAGGAAATGGTTAAAAAAAATAAATATGAACACGATCTTGCATGGGGAAAACTTCAATATCTAGATAATGCTCGTCAGGGGGATAAAGATTGGATGGAAAATCTAAAGGAACTTAATAATATAATTTTAAAACATGTAGAACGTGAGGAAAACGAACTTTTTCCCAAAGCATCTGAAACTCTAAGCGAGGAAGCAGAAGACGATATACTGAAATTAATAGAAGAAAAAAAATCAGAAACTATCTAA
- a CDS encoding class I SAM-dependent methyltransferase — translation MSERNIKFWANVSTRYDTAIDIILGENLRPKILGKLNKEENMGKLIEFGCGSGYFTRTLADKSESLISTDISEEMLKIAKERLKGIEFQTMDCENCKFNDGTFDTAFMGLVLLFTDNPQKALKESHRILKPEGSLIKADPDISYLSSFGKLKFLFRTLANYRRIPPTSHFFT, via the coding sequence ATGTCAGAAAGAAATATTAAATTTTGGGCAAATGTTTCAACCAGGTATGATACAGCAATAGATATTATCTTAGGGGAAAATTTAAGGCCAAAAATACTGGGAAAATTAAATAAAGAAGAAAATATGGGAAAATTAATTGAATTTGGTTGTGGTTCAGGATATTTCACAAGAACATTGGCTGATAAATCAGAGAGTCTTATTTCAACTGATATTTCAGAAGAAATGCTGAAAATTGCAAAGGAAAGATTAAAAGGAATTGAATTTCAAACCATGGACTGTGAAAATTGTAAATTCAATGATGGAACATTTGATACGGCATTTATGGGATTAGTTCTTCTTTTTACTGACAATCCTCAAAAAGCCCTTAAAGAGAGTCATAGAATTCTAAAGCCTGAAGGTTCACTTATTAAAGCAGATCCGGATATTTCATATCTTTCCAGTTTTGGAAAGCTGAAATTTTTGTTTAGAACACTTGCAAATTACCGTAGAATACCACCTACAAGCCATTTCTTCACTTAA